Within Vicia villosa cultivar HV-30 ecotype Madison, WI linkage group LG1, Vvil1.0, whole genome shotgun sequence, the genomic segment AACATTAACAAGTTGATATACCTCGGGAGAAAAAGCAGAAGTCTCTATAGTTGGGACAAAAGAAGGGGTCGAAGCAAGATCAGTGGTCGCTTAGGGGGCCGCCATTTTGGTATACCTATACTAAAAGCTGAATGAAACATCAAACTGGAGGATCAGGCAGTTGACTTGCTCTTGCACACTCCTTAAGGTACCTTTCATTTCAATCATATTACATTTAATATGTTATTTATTAATTTGTACTTACATATTTTGGTATTTGTGTTTCAGAGATGgatggatcatctcttacttctacCGCATTCATGGCTACGATCCTGATTAGACATATACTGACGACATGCCTAGGACTGCAAGGTACGTCTTCCACAGGGAGAATCATAAAGTGGCATCATATCGGGTGTACCTCGATCGTACTAATCATGATGACATAAACTGGATGTCGTTTGAGGATTACATGAGTGTTGTCCCCTTCGACCACATCTTACTATATTTCAAATGGTTAGCATGTGGGAAAACACTATGGTCAGGTATATGCCGGAGCGGTGCATAGGAAACTTTGGATATGTGTAAATGATATTGAGATCTCCCTttaaggctgctcccgacaccatTCACTGTCGAGCTCTCAAGGACATCTTTCAGGATTGGACGCATCATTTGGTGCCAGAGGAGTATCAGATGACGCGGGCATCCCTCAGCTGGCACTGTGTAAAGGGATATGTGACATGGTTTTTTAAAGTGTCACATCCTATCATGACGCCGGATGCTCCTGGGCATCCACCTAGGCCATCTCATGGGGAGCTTTTGGAGAATCAGCAGGCCGATGATGACCATACCACTGATGTCCTGTTGATATGTCAGCAGATACACTCGATTAGGAAGGGGGCATTGGATAGAGGGATCACTGAGAGGGGCGGTGCAAAGGCGGTTGCCATAGTTGAGAGGATGGTCAGGGAGGCGTCTAGTGCGGCGGGCTATAGAAGGCAGAGGAGGTCGCAGGGGGTTAGGATTAGGCATACTTAGTAGTAGTATCCTatgttattatgttttatattCCGAACTTTCAGAACAACCTATGTATTGTATTTTGGTATTTCATAACATCTAATGTAATTGTTATTTCCAATTCATTTTTTCGTCTAAATCGTATCAGGTTATGTTAGTCCGTTTGTCCATTTTTATCAATGTAATGATGAAGTTTTAAATAGAAATGACAAACACAAACAAAAATTCGCTTGTACATATCCAAATTATTTGTTTTCGTATACACATGGTGGtttcggatgtgcatatccgaaacatgTGAAAAAAGTATGTTCGGATACGCACTTTCAGTGGTGTTTTTCAATGTATAGGGGTGTACTAAAAAATTCCTCTTGAAATATATATGCACTACTAATATGTGTTGTCCGACTATAATAAATCTCTTCAAATTCATTTTCATACATATGCTCATTTATGGTCAATTTAATATCAATTAATTCTTCCAATTCCCCACTTCAAAGTTTAAATCATTCCAAATATTCCAACATTCTCTTTTGCTTGTAATTCCTCGGCCAGTTTTTGCTCCTTCCCAGTGTCAAAATCTTTTAGACATTCTTTaattaatttctttctcttcttcattataGCAGAGCTATATCTAATGGGTATCAGTATGCAATTTATTCTTGACTTTTAGAATAGTATCATCGATACATCCATTTTGAAACAGGTATCTTTGTCTTTTGAATGCTTTATAGcttcaaataaattaaaactaatcTCTTAGTCCTGCAATTTGACCTTCATCTTTCCAACATTGATGCCAATCATCTTTTCGCAGTTTTCATGAAAGGTCAGTCCAAAATCAGACGAACCTTTTTCTATATTGTCACCATGaaaccaataaaaaaatgagAATTTACTAATTTTAACTATAATGTCTTCGGCTATTCCATAAATATCTTTAATGGATTTATCTAACAGCTCCATATCATTCTTGTCTGCCTCATTTCCTAGACCATGTGTATTTTAACCAACTAAGACATTCTCAATGACGACAGGTAATGTAACTCTACGAGGATAGGATCATTTGCTTTCTGAAGCATAGTTCTCTCGATGAGTTCACTACGACTAGCTTCCAACTTAATTGTTTCCTCATCGGTatgtcttttttttgttgttgttaagatCTCCTTCATGAACTTGAAATATATGTTCAATACTTCAGAAAAAAAGAATATTGCTCTCAAGTCTTTTAAAATATCTAAAAACTTACATATTACACGTGTTTATCTTTTTTGATTCGAGCATAAAAGGGTTCTTATAGGACTTTATCGTTGTGGCGcagataaaataaaatacaatctcTATGAAGACCAACTTCTTATCACTTAATAATACTAAGGACACCACATAaatagtaggggtggcaaaatggatggattggatggatatggattggattgcTAATGGATGAATCTAATCAATCCATTAGTCCATTAACAATCCACTAAATCTTCATctaaaaaatccaatccaatccatccattaaggttaaaatccaatccaatccatccattaacatctTTAtagtggatggatatccatccatccaaaacatttatttaaatattttaattaactttttttaatattttagattttaaaactttacaaaaactttttttttaaatttctctaaaataatatttttacaatATTATAGATATAATAGATTTATGTTATATTTAttcataatttataatatttgataGATAAGTTTTGATAATTATTTGTtagttattctattttatttctctctttttttctaatgttatttctgattttttttatctttgtaTGAATTTACAGTTTTGTTTAATAATTGAAATGATATATTTCTTCGTTGTTAAATTATGACACCATTGCATTCTTATTTCTACTTCAATACTTAACTACTGTGTTGAATTATAGATTTTTTCAattctattttgaaatatgatttcCAATTCAAATGAATTGAACAACTATGCTTTTCAAACTGAAATTCCACCACTTTCTCGATTTTCAAAGTGGCGTTCTTTTACTACCActctcttttatatatatatatatatatatatatatatatatatatatatatatatatatatatatatatatatatatatatatatatatatatatatatatggaatgtaTCAAGTGAGAAAAGGGTCTCTTATGTGAGAGTGAGAGGAATAATTTTAAGCCATTAGATTAATATTTACGGTTCAGATTAAAAGCTTCATTAAAACCTCACGTGACTTATTTAATAATTAGTCGCACAACTGTTCAACCATTCACGTTGTTTTGTCTTTCATACATCTCTTGTAGCCATTCTCTTCATCCCAGTATTTCATATCATCACTAATTCCTTTGAAACAGCCCCCTCTTTCAGTATTTGtgattttctattttaatattaactaattaattctcatctaacaaatataaaattaatcGTAGATGGGAGAAGCTAAAAAAATTATTACCGTAAAAAACAGAGCTCGGCACATTAAAGTGGCTCTTCAATTGAGAATTTCTTTAGGAAAAATTATCAACAGGaaaaaatagaatagaaaataaTAAAGTTACTAGAGAACTGAGATAGAAGAAAAATGATTGtggttataattttaatttacaaATGGAACACTAGATGAAAAACAGTTGAGATTTTTTTGTTCAGAATAGTTAAAGAAGTCACgtgagttatatatatatatatatatatatatatatatatatatatatatatatatatatatatatatatggaatctatctatctatatatatatatatatatatatatatatatatatatatatatatatatatatatatatatatatatatggaatctatctatctatatatatatatatatatatatatatatatatatatatatatatatatatatatatatatatatatatatatatatatatattattcaagaaaaagaaaaaatattgtgaaattttaaaataaagtcaaCAATTTTAtatgaaactaaaaaaaatccATTGGATTTATTAAATGAGatggatggattgaatccatCCATATAGTTAAATGGATGGATTGAATCCAATCCATTAAGTAGTTATTTGGttgatggatggattggatggataaattattggatggattggatggattttccCTTAATGGATTTTATTGCCACCCCTAATAAATAGCAATTGGAGTTCATTGCACCAGTGCTCGTAAAATTGATTAATTGTTCAACATTTTGTATATTATCATTGGAATAGTATTCTGATATTCCTAGTCAGATACACCAAGACATATATGCTCAATCATATCATACCAATCTATTCTCTGCTGAAAATTCAACATCAAATAGCCTCTGTCTAGCCTTTATTGCCTGCATTAGTAAAAATAAGTGCTTAGAGAGAATTTTGTCAGAATTTGCTACTCTATCTTATTGTCCTTTAAATCGAGAAGCAGGCACAGTAAATTTGAAATTTGGAATTTCAAGGCAAAGGTTTAAATAGCATACCAGTTGCTCCCAATTTATACAACTTGTTATAATAGAAAGAAGAACACATTGAACAAAAGCACCAACTTGTATACCAATCCAAAGTCCTTTCCCTCCCACTTGAACCCAAAATGCCAATGCAGCAGCAACAGGAATCCCACAGAGGTAGAAGGCCCCTAGATTCACATAAACTCCAAGGTGTTGCCAACCACAACCTCTAGCAATCCCTGAATCAAAAGAATGGAAAACAGATGATCATGTTAAAAtcatttgaatattttttaacGTACTTACGACGAGTTAGTAATACCTACCGAGAGGGGATTTTACCTGTGAGAACACCTTGTATGCTGTCCAATATAACAGATATAGAAACCAAAGGAGCCATGACAGTGACATAATCAATAACTTCCTTATCATTGCTGAAAATGTAACCATAAACATGACGGCATGCAAAAAGGGTTCCACTCACTATACTTGCTTCTATGAGTGCAAGTGACATGGCGCCTAACACAGCAACACGTGCTTCAAATGGATTGCCAGCTCCTAATTCATTTGAAACTCTCGTGCTATATGCAGAGACAAACAAACGGGGATAATTTAATCAGATATAAGTTCAATGGTTAGAATATTAAGAATGAATATTGTTTATGTTAAAGTTGTAACCTTGCTGCAGCACTAATCCCATATGGTATCATAAAGAGAGTTGCAATCGTATTGAGACTATATAAAAATGGAAAATTAATTAGCGAAAAATCTCATAAGATAACTAAGATTGATGGATTAATAGTAAGAAAAAAGTGAAGGCGAAATACCAAACTGATAGAACTGAAGTTTCGAGTTGAGGATT encodes:
- the LOC131643264 gene encoding protein DETOXIFICATION 10-like isoform X4, which translates into the protein MAEERSIMEESLLGKEIVSKTQSHEEQRKEKVVSKDIYMKEMKRICYLAGPMVAIGLSQYLLQVASIIIVGHLGELQLSSTALSISFTTVTGFSFLTGLNNVGGAIAMSISIWLNMIFLGLYMRYSSSCAKTRAPISMELFQGIWEFLRFAIPSAVMLCLEWWSFELMVLLSGLLPNPQLETSVLSVCLNTIATLFMIPYGISAAASTRVSNELGAGNPFEARVAVLGAMSLALIEASIVSGTLFACRHVYGYIFSNDKEVIDYVTVMAPLVSISVILDSIQGVLTGIARGCGWQHLGVYVNLGAFYLCGIPVAAALAFWVQVGGKGLWIGIQVGAFVQCVLLSIITSCINWEQLAIKARQRLFDVEFSAENRLV